One genomic window of Acidobacteriota bacterium includes the following:
- a CDS encoding serine protease, whose product MRWLVVLLVFTCLLPAAHGQIVGGRDARIEHWPGFASMQSVNGNSVDHQCGATMIAPGWALTAAHCLDGVELDAQGHAQLYAEPEDGGGRFRVGAVGLAVGRADLRDTRSGAVFRVTGFVVHPGYEPGAPEGGDDIALLRISGAWTGPLMPLAGFVGGGTSLDGPFPFVTAAGFGKTSEGAPNVEGRSHSGRLIRAPNLTLQEAAVPVVEAAACQAQVRAVIGELGLSAAYGDVQIDPARQICAGARGVDSCQGDSGGPLAGEGPDGRPVQVGVVSWGLGCARGGAPGIYTRVSAYAGWIAEETGLSLAATAR is encoded by the coding sequence ATGCGCTGGCTTGTTGTTCTGCTCGTCTTTACCTGCCTGTTGCCTGCCGCTCACGGCCAGATCGTCGGCGGGCGCGATGCCCGCATCGAGCATTGGCCGGGCTTTGCCTCGATGCAATCCGTGAACGGAAATTCCGTGGATCATCAATGCGGTGCGACGATGATCGCCCCCGGCTGGGCCCTGACGGCCGCGCATTGCCTCGACGGGGTCGAGCTTGATGCGCAGGGCCATGCGCAGCTTTATGCCGAGCCGGAAGATGGCGGCGGGCGGTTCCGGGTCGGCGCGGTGGGCCTCGCCGTCGGCCGCGCGGACCTGCGGGACACCCGCTCCGGGGCGGTGTTCCGGGTGACCGGCTTCGTCGTGCATCCGGGCTATGAGCCGGGTGCGCCGGAAGGCGGCGACGACATCGCCTTGCTGCGCATCAGCGGCGCCTGGACCGGGCCGCTCATGCCGCTCGCCGGATTTGTGGGCGGCGGGACGAGCCTTGACGGACCTTTCCCGTTCGTGACGGCGGCGGGTTTCGGCAAGACATCCGAAGGTGCCCCGAATGTCGAAGGCCGCAGCCATTCGGGCCGCCTGATCCGGGCGCCGAACCTGACGCTGCAGGAAGCGGCGGTGCCAGTCGTGGAAGCTGCGGCCTGCCAGGCGCAGGTGCGCGCGGTGATCGGCGAGCTCGGACTGTCGGCGGCCTACGGTGATGTGCAGATCGATCCGGCACGGCAGATCTGCGCCGGGGCGCGCGGCGTCGATTCCTGCCAGGGCGACAGCGGCGGGCCATTGGCCGGCGAAGGGCCGGACGGCCGGCCGGTACAGGTGGGCGTGGTCAGCTGGGGCCTCGGCTGCGCGCGCGGCGGCGCGCCGGGCATCTACACGCGCGTGTCGGCCTACGCCGGCTGGATCGCGGAGGAAACAGGCCTCAGTCTCGCGGCGACCGCCCGCTAG
- the ttcA gene encoding tRNA 2-thiocytidine(32) synthetase TtcA has translation MPDTLAPAPQLFANAPASVSFKKLRKRLVRGAQEVIDTYGLIDRRAVESGARPRPKWLVCLSGGKDSYGLLAVLMDLAWQGALPVDLIACNLDQGQPGFPKHVLPDWLASVGVPYKIITEDTYSIVTEKVEAGRTYCSMCSRLRRGILYRVAREEGCEAIVLGHHRDDALATFMMNLVHGGRLAAMPPKLLNDEGDVMVLRPLITAAEDDLAKFAEAMQFPIIPCNLCGSQDGLQRVQMNQLLSDWERKKPGTRQVMAHALATLRPSHLHDPSVFDFKSLAPGGAGEHDPNVPF, from the coding sequence ATGCCCGACACGCTTGCCCCCGCCCCGCAGCTCTTCGCCAACGCGCCCGCCTCCGTCAGCTTCAAGAAGCTGCGCAAACGCCTCGTGCGCGGCGCCCAGGAAGTCATCGACACCTACGGCCTGATCGACCGCCGCGCCGTTGAAAGCGGCGCGCGGCCCCGTCCGAAATGGCTGGTCTGCCTGTCGGGCGGCAAGGATTCCTATGGCCTCCTCGCCGTGCTGATGGACCTTGCCTGGCAGGGCGCCCTGCCGGTCGACCTCATCGCCTGCAATCTCGACCAGGGACAGCCCGGCTTTCCGAAACACGTGCTGCCCGACTGGCTCGCCTCGGTCGGGGTGCCTTACAAGATCATCACCGAAGACACCTATTCGATCGTCACCGAAAAGGTCGAAGCCGGCCGCACCTATTGCTCGATGTGCTCGCGCCTGCGCCGCGGCATCCTCTACCGCGTCGCGCGCGAGGAGGGCTGCGAGGCCATCGTGCTCGGCCACCACCGCGACGACGCGCTGGCAACCTTCATGATGAACCTCGTGCATGGCGGCCGGCTTGCCGCGATGCCGCCGAAGCTGCTCAACGATGAAGGCGACGTGATGGTGCTCCGTCCCCTGATCACCGCCGCCGAGGACGACCTCGCGAAATTCGCCGAGGCGATGCAGTTCCCGATCATCCCCTGCAATCTCTGCGGCAGCCAGGACGGCCTGCAGCGCGTCCAGATGAACCAGCTGCTCAGCGACTGGGAGCGAAAGAAGCCGGGCACACGGCAAGTCATGGCGCACGCTCTCGCGACCCTGCGCCCGAGCCACCTGCACGATCCGTCGGTATTCGACTTCAAGTCCCTCGCCCCCGGCGGCGCCGGCGAGCACGATCCCAACGTGCCGTTCTAG